The Thermoplasmata archaeon genome includes a window with the following:
- a CDS encoding tyrosine--tRNA ligase, producing MPPEDRLQAVSRGSEEVVTREELRSLIERAGTPRAYVGLEPSGLMHIGTAFVIGSKVGDLIQAGFHTIVFLADWHAYINDKLGSNLENLRVCAEYFKDAFRAVGVPDSVEYLYANEFVRHPEYWQQVIRVSKASSVARVRRALTIMGRKEEEGDLDASKLIYPAMQVADIHWMDLDLALGGMDQRHAHMLYRDVAPKLGWKQVVALHTPLLPGLQGGGRMDPIAGKMSKSRPDASLLLNDLPEEIERKIAKAFCPAQETVGNPVLETARLVLFPRRGRLTIPRDSKFGGDVAYDSFGDLAKAYGSGALHPKDLKAGVAASVNEELAPVRKYFEAHPDNLAAVMRIVRNG from the coding sequence GTGCCCCCGGAGGACCGGCTCCAAGCGGTGTCGCGCGGGTCCGAGGAGGTCGTCACGCGCGAGGAGTTGCGGTCGCTCATCGAGCGGGCCGGGACCCCACGGGCCTACGTCGGACTTGAGCCCTCGGGGCTCATGCACATCGGCACCGCGTTCGTCATCGGGTCGAAGGTCGGCGACCTGATCCAGGCGGGCTTCCACACGATCGTCTTCCTCGCGGACTGGCATGCGTACATCAACGACAAACTCGGTTCGAACCTCGAGAACCTCCGCGTCTGCGCGGAGTACTTCAAGGACGCTTTCCGCGCGGTCGGCGTCCCGGACTCGGTCGAATACCTTTATGCGAACGAATTCGTCCGGCACCCGGAGTACTGGCAACAGGTCATCCGGGTATCGAAGGCCTCGTCCGTCGCGCGCGTCCGGCGGGCGCTGACGATCATGGGCCGCAAGGAGGAAGAGGGGGACCTCGACGCCTCGAAGCTCATCTATCCGGCGATGCAGGTCGCCGACATCCACTGGATGGACCTCGACCTCGCGCTCGGCGGGATGGATCAGCGGCACGCACACATGCTGTACCGCGACGTCGCGCCGAAGCTCGGCTGGAAGCAAGTCGTCGCGCTCCACACGCCCCTCCTGCCGGGGCTCCAAGGCGGTGGCCGCATGGATCCGATCGCCGGAAAGATGTCGAAGTCGAGGCCGGACGCGAGCCTCCTCCTGAACGACCTGCCCGAGGAGATCGAACGCAAGATCGCGAAGGCGTTCTGCCCCGCACAGGAGACGGTCGGCAATCCGGTCCTCGAGACGGCCCGCCTCGTGCTGTTCCCGCGCCGCGGCCGGCTGACGATCCCTCGGGACTCGAAGTTCGGCGGGGACGTCGCGTACGATTCGTTCGGGGATCTCGCGAAGGCGTACGGAAGCGGCGCGCTCCATCCGAAGGACCTGAAGGCGGGCGTCGCAGCGAGCGTGAACGAGGAACTCGCGCCCGTCCGCAAGTACTTCGAGGCCCATCCCGACAACCTCGCGGCCGTCATGCGGATCGTGCGGAACGGGTGA
- a CDS encoding MFS transporter, which produces MAGDRRILFANSIYHLTNDGAVTVLAGQIAVLQAVFGGFGPIEVGLLGGSALLVTAVFQFVFGVMADRRDPSRFLPVGIAILGFGSLLVTLSSSFWTLLAFVALSRVGASFYHPVGISWIGREYEGPELDRPMGFQSAFGDTGVILGMASGAVLAVAFRWQSPFFLWGGINLAAVAVGLYLVRGRRYRPQASMSSVGDYVGVLRDVRLWLLPLALGGAVYNIFSYFGPLLLVSKFSLAKDAAGVAVALWILAGTVAAFFFGRVSRRFGRYRTLLGSYVGIGLAGLVGGLLDNLVIVIAVLWTLGSALFLTYPGIFAFVSESSHRRLQGAAFGLIFAFQLLGGAAGLFVAGVLADRFGSTPAIQASVPFVVAGVLGLAGFVVLSLGRSRISNARKAVPSSVPPL; this is translated from the coding sequence ATGGCCGGCGACCGCCGCATCCTCTTCGCGAATTCGATTTACCATCTGACGAACGACGGCGCGGTCACGGTCCTCGCGGGCCAGATTGCCGTCCTCCAAGCCGTCTTCGGCGGATTCGGACCGATCGAGGTCGGCCTGCTTGGAGGTTCCGCGCTCCTCGTGACGGCCGTCTTCCAGTTCGTGTTCGGAGTCATGGCGGATCGACGCGATCCGTCGCGATTCCTGCCGGTCGGCATCGCGATCCTCGGGTTCGGTTCCCTGCTCGTCACCCTCTCGTCCTCGTTCTGGACGCTCCTTGCGTTCGTCGCACTGTCGCGGGTCGGCGCGAGCTTCTACCATCCCGTCGGGATTTCGTGGATCGGGCGAGAGTACGAGGGTCCCGAGCTCGATCGGCCGATGGGATTCCAGAGCGCGTTCGGCGACACCGGCGTCATCCTCGGAATGGCGAGCGGCGCCGTCCTCGCGGTAGCGTTTCGTTGGCAATCGCCGTTCTTCCTGTGGGGCGGCATCAACCTCGCGGCGGTCGCCGTCGGCCTCTATCTCGTCCGCGGGCGACGGTACCGGCCTCAGGCAAGCATGTCCTCCGTCGGGGACTACGTCGGCGTGTTGCGCGACGTGCGGCTGTGGCTCCTGCCCCTCGCCCTCGGCGGCGCCGTGTACAACATCTTCAGTTACTTCGGGCCTTTGCTCCTCGTCTCGAAGTTCTCGCTGGCCAAGGATGCGGCGGGGGTGGCCGTGGCGCTGTGGATCCTCGCCGGCACCGTCGCGGCGTTCTTCTTCGGTCGCGTGAGTCGCCGCTTCGGACGGTACCGGACCCTCCTCGGATCGTACGTCGGAATCGGACTGGCGGGTCTGGTCGGCGGCCTCCTCGACAATCTGGTCATCGTGATCGCGGTCCTCTGGACGCTCGGCTCCGCGTTGTTCCTCACCTACCCCGGGATCTTCGCGTTCGTCTCGGAATCGAGCCACCGCCGCCTCCAGGGCGCCGCGTTCGGGCTCATCTTCGCCTTCCAGCTGCTCGGCGGGGCCGCGGGTCTGTTCGTCGCGGGCGTGCTGGCGGATCGGTTCGGCTCCACTCCGGCGATCCAGGCGTCCGTCCCGTTCGTCGTCGCGGGCGTCCTCGGCCTCGCCGGATTCGTGGTCCTCTCCCTCGGTCGGTCCCGCATCTCGAACGCGCGGAAGGCCGTCCCGTCCTCGGTCCCTCCGCTTTGA
- a CDS encoding site-specific integrase, with the protein MKFDVFIRANSQARTEDTIRLYLREAKRFQGWLGTRPLTLEAVQEYEAWLRSKFRQNSLSNKVIGVNLYLKWKGLDARIRRPPKEIAANPKLVTDKEYRAILERIEDAEERLVVRLLHDTGMRPSDIVSLRLADIANEDDVVLLRRRTQKTGTIAESILSRETAAELHDYIEKSGVTDHIFRGETDKPHRHRTWPNAVLRKHHAEGITPRTFRRTLATNWGDDLRSLMSQAGWSDPKTILLHYRRDVLARHVREAEKVIGPVRDADDESDLPGYG; encoded by the coding sequence ATGAAGTTCGACGTCTTCATTCGGGCGAACTCTCAAGCGCGGACGGAGGACACGATCCGGCTCTATCTGCGAGAGGCCAAGCGGTTCCAAGGTTGGCTCGGAACGCGGCCCCTCACGTTAGAGGCGGTTCAGGAGTACGAGGCGTGGCTCCGGTCGAAGTTCCGACAGAACTCCCTCAGCAACAAGGTCATCGGCGTCAACCTGTACCTGAAGTGGAAAGGCCTCGACGCCCGAATCCGACGTCCGCCCAAGGAGATCGCGGCGAACCCGAAGCTCGTCACCGACAAGGAGTATCGCGCCATCCTCGAACGCATCGAGGACGCGGAGGAGCGACTCGTCGTGCGACTCTTGCACGATACGGGAATGAGGCCTTCCGACATCGTGAGCTTGCGGCTCGCGGACATCGCGAACGAAGATGACGTCGTGCTGTTGCGTCGAAGGACGCAGAAGACCGGCACGATCGCTGAGTCCATCCTCTCGCGGGAGACGGCCGCGGAACTCCATGACTACATCGAGAAGTCCGGAGTGACGGACCACATCTTCCGCGGCGAGACGGACAAGCCGCATCGTCATCGGACGTGGCCGAACGCGGTCCTTCGGAAGCATCACGCGGAAGGCATCACCCCGCGGACCTTCCGGAGAACGCTCGCGACGAATTGGGGCGACGATCTTCGGAGCCTCATGTCGCAAGCCGGTTGGTCGGATCCGAAGACGATCTTACTCCACTACCGGCGCGACGTCCTCGCTCGCCATGTTCGCGAGGCGGAGAAGGTCATCGGCCCGGTCCGAGATGCCGACGATGAATCGGACCTTCCCGGATACGGGTGA
- a CDS encoding GNAT family N-acetyltransferase — translation MRKDLLALGVPTSDVQLRDVRESDLPIFFEFQRDPVANRMAAFTARDPSDRAAFQAHWAKILSDETITNQTIVSDGRVVGHVAKFVDKEFGKPEVTYWIGREFWGRGLATKALSEFLRHVAVRPIYGRAAKDNLASLRVLEKCGFRIVGYAKGFANARGEEIEEVMLVLDANDESAR, via the coding sequence ATGCGGAAGGATCTCCTCGCGCTCGGTGTTCCGACGAGCGACGTCCAACTTCGGGATGTGCGCGAAAGCGACCTGCCGATCTTTTTCGAATTCCAGCGGGACCCGGTCGCCAACCGCATGGCAGCCTTCACGGCGAGGGACCCGTCGGATCGCGCGGCATTCCAAGCCCACTGGGCGAAGATCCTGAGTGACGAGACAATCACGAATCAGACGATCGTCTCCGACGGAAGGGTGGTCGGGCACGTCGCGAAGTTCGTCGACAAGGAGTTCGGCAAGCCGGAGGTCACGTATTGGATCGGAAGGGAGTTCTGGGGCAGGGGCTTGGCCACGAAGGCCCTTTCCGAATTCCTCCGTCACGTCGCTGTGCGTCCGATCTACGGTCGCGCCGCGAAAGACAACCTCGCGTCCCTCCGGGTCCTGGAAAAGTGCGGGTTCCGAATCGTCGGCTATGCCAAGGGGTTTGCGAACGCCCGAGGCGAGGAAATCGAGGAAGTGATGCTGGTACTCGATGCGAACGACGAATCCGCTCGGTGA
- a CDS encoding VOC family protein, translating into MVRTYGLTHVGLAVRDMERSLRFHERLLGVEVLYRDERSIQVQTPRSHDVIVFEQDRQKAGVPGGVSHIGFRLRDARDIEAAVEDAKAAGAKMLRRGEFVPGEPYVFVSDPDGYEVELWFELDAPPEKRAG; encoded by the coding sequence ATGGTCCGCACCTACGGGCTCACCCACGTCGGCCTTGCCGTTCGCGACATGGAGCGCTCGCTCCGGTTCCATGAACGCCTCCTCGGCGTCGAGGTCTTGTATCGGGACGAGCGCAGCATTCAGGTCCAGACGCCGCGGAGCCACGACGTCATCGTCTTCGAGCAGGATCGCCAAAAGGCAGGCGTGCCAGGCGGGGTCTCCCACATCGGATTCCGCCTGCGAGATGCCCGAGACATCGAGGCCGCGGTGGAGGACGCGAAGGCTGCGGGTGCCAAGATGCTGCGACGAGGGGAGTTCGTCCCCGGAGAGCCGTACGTGTTCGTGTCGGATCCGGACGGATACGAAGTCGAGCTGTGGTTCGAGCTGGATGCACCGCCCGAGAAGCGCGCCGGGTGA
- a CDS encoding cupin domain-containing protein, whose translation MDAFEIAELSARRKRQGRTYLEFLRVSTMSGGLYALPKAAMDPQSPHTEDEVYVVTGGRARIRVGSEDRDVQSGSVVFVPARVEHRFHDIAEDLTALVFFAPAERKSGA comes from the coding sequence ATGGACGCGTTCGAAATCGCCGAGTTGTCAGCCCGCCGAAAGCGCCAGGGGAGAACGTACCTGGAGTTCCTTCGGGTTTCGACCATGAGCGGCGGGCTGTACGCTCTTCCGAAGGCAGCCATGGATCCGCAATCGCCACACACCGAGGATGAGGTCTATGTCGTTACAGGAGGGCGCGCGCGGATTCGGGTCGGTTCCGAAGACCGGGACGTGCAGTCAGGATCGGTCGTGTTTGTCCCGGCCCGCGTGGAGCATCGGTTCCACGATATCGCCGAGGATCTCACCGCTCTCGTATTCTTCGCACCGGCGGAACGCAAGTCGGGAGCGTGA
- a CDS encoding metalloregulator ArsR/SmtB family transcription factor: MMAPGEVDAGALDAGFSSAKRQILLSLKRQGSVSLTDLSLELRISKMATLKHLTALEGKGLIERSFKAGGRGRPRVYFRLSGRSASLFPEAYTHMTLCALRFIEERLGHDAVVRLLKQRAQEVLEANRHRIPDGPLRGRVEELVKIRDEGGYMAELGRAGRTSIEMMEHNCPIMAVAEVYPDACGVEREMFQKLLHADVETSHRVVAGDPVCRFLIRRRDDIRA; encoded by the coding sequence ATGATGGCTCCGGGCGAAGTCGACGCGGGCGCGCTCGACGCTGGGTTCTCGTCGGCGAAGCGGCAGATCCTCCTGTCCCTGAAGCGCCAAGGCTCCGTGTCCCTGACGGACCTCTCGCTGGAGCTGAGGATATCAAAGATGGCGACGTTGAAGCATCTCACCGCACTCGAGGGGAAAGGCCTCATCGAGCGGTCCTTCAAGGCGGGAGGTCGCGGCCGCCCCCGGGTCTATTTCCGCCTCAGCGGACGATCCGCGTCCCTCTTTCCGGAAGCGTACACGCACATGACGCTCTGCGCGCTGCGGTTCATCGAGGAAAGACTCGGACACGACGCGGTCGTCCGGCTCCTGAAGCAGCGCGCGCAGGAGGTCCTCGAGGCGAACCGCCATCGGATCCCGGACGGCCCGTTGCGCGGTCGGGTCGAGGAGCTTGTCAAGATTCGGGACGAGGGCGGCTACATGGCGGAACTCGGCCGCGCCGGCCGCACGTCGATCGAGATGATGGAGCACAATTGCCCCATCATGGCCGTAGCCGAAGTCTATCCCGACGCGTGCGGCGTCGAACGGGAGATGTTCCAGAAACTGCTCCACGCCGACGTCGAGACGTCCCACCGGGTCGTCGCGGGCGATCCGGTATGTCGCTTCCTCATCCGAAGACGAGACGACATCCGCGCTTGA
- a CDS encoding aldo/keto reductase, translating to MRKRTLGRTRLQVGEIGFGAWAVGGNAHGNSYGPTDDAQSIAAIRRALDLGVNFFDTADVYGWGHSEEILGQALEGRRDDVVLATKVGGDFYHGGVRTNFEPGYIAFALEQSLRRLRTDRVDLYQLHNPPPEMMGDPATYEALDSLRAEHRIEHYGVSIHEPYEGTLCLEAGKPDVLQVPFSLFRQEWIDELFAEARTAGVGIIAREPLGNGFLTGRIRPDARFPPGDIRHHWTPSMVAGRATAADGLRFLARPDRTMAQAALRFVLAFPEVSVTIPGAKTPAQVEENAADAPPLTDAEVAKARVVYAKDFDL from the coding sequence ATGCGGAAACGGACGCTGGGCCGGACGCGGCTCCAAGTCGGCGAGATCGGGTTCGGCGCATGGGCCGTCGGTGGGAACGCCCACGGCAATTCGTACGGTCCGACGGACGACGCGCAGTCGATCGCCGCGATCCGCCGGGCGCTCGATCTCGGCGTCAACTTCTTCGACACGGCAGACGTCTACGGCTGGGGACACAGCGAGGAGATCCTCGGACAGGCCCTCGAAGGCCGCCGCGATGACGTCGTCCTGGCGACGAAGGTGGGCGGGGACTTCTACCACGGCGGCGTCCGTACGAACTTCGAGCCGGGGTACATCGCCTTCGCCCTCGAACAGTCCCTCCGGCGGCTGCGCACGGACCGCGTGGACCTGTACCAGTTGCACAATCCGCCGCCGGAGATGATGGGGGACCCCGCGACCTACGAGGCGCTCGACTCGCTGAGGGCGGAACACCGGATCGAGCACTATGGGGTCTCGATCCACGAGCCGTACGAGGGGACGTTGTGCCTCGAGGCGGGGAAGCCGGACGTCCTCCAGGTCCCCTTCAGCCTGTTCCGCCAGGAGTGGATCGACGAGCTTTTCGCCGAGGCCCGGACGGCGGGCGTCGGGATCATCGCCCGAGAACCGCTCGGCAACGGATTCTTGACTGGGAGGATCCGGCCCGACGCCCGGTTCCCTCCGGGAGACATCCGCCATCACTGGACGCCTTCGATGGTCGCGGGACGCGCGACGGCGGCGGACGGGCTCCGATTCCTCGCGCGTCCGGACCGGACGATGGCCCAAGCGGCCCTGCGGTTCGTCCTCGCGTTCCCGGAGGTGTCCGTCACGATCCCCGGGGCGAAGACGCCGGCGCAGGTCGAGGAGAACGCGGCCGACGCGCCGCCCCTCACCGACGCGGAGGTCGCGAAGGCGCGCGTGGTGTACGCGAAGGACTTCGACCTCTGA
- a CDS encoding tetratricopeptide repeat protein, whose product MGARRRMWGRDDLLAELKGLGLLRDRALERSFRRVRQEAFLPEVFGPLAYSDMPLPILAAPSPPTMPSPRCLIAALDLLEPASGQRILIAGCRGGYVAGLLAEIVGAERIAVAESDPARLSRAAERLRDAGLDRVRVVSAPPEEAFDRILVLDATPPRHLVPRLADPGFLIARGRGVHDLAFLKLVRNAGETMQMTFNEAPSGGIAGGRDSEPPCAVDFGRLFAVEDLLVHAWEGRVTGHYDQHFRDIAEETFAGGPLDVSAFDPHDEPRKDAARRAFQAAYILQSAGELDRAADAYERSIRLVPSAEAHTFHGWTLSFMGRYDDAIEACKHAIEVDPAFGNPYNDIGAYLIEVGRLDEAIPWLERATTAPRYCCYFYAHTNLARVYLQKGMREKARKHLLQALRVNPEYKPAQELLRRIDGHGGYHA is encoded by the coding sequence ATGGGAGCGCGCAGGCGAATGTGGGGCCGGGACGACCTCCTCGCCGAACTCAAAGGGCTTGGCCTTCTGCGCGACCGCGCGCTCGAACGTTCGTTTCGCCGCGTGCGGCAGGAGGCGTTCTTGCCGGAGGTGTTCGGGCCGCTCGCGTATTCGGACATGCCCCTGCCGATCCTCGCCGCCCCGAGTCCGCCGACGATGCCCTCCCCGCGATGCCTCATCGCCGCGCTCGACCTCCTCGAGCCCGCGTCGGGCCAGCGCATCCTGATCGCGGGATGCCGTGGCGGATACGTCGCGGGGCTCCTCGCGGAGATCGTCGGCGCGGAGCGCATCGCCGTCGCCGAGTCCGATCCGGCCCGGCTCTCCCGCGCCGCCGAGAGACTCCGGGATGCGGGGCTCGACCGCGTGCGCGTCGTGTCCGCGCCGCCCGAGGAAGCGTTCGACCGGATCCTCGTGCTCGACGCCACGCCGCCGCGGCACCTCGTCCCGAGGTTGGCCGATCCGGGTTTCCTGATCGCCCGCGGCCGCGGCGTACACGATCTCGCGTTCCTCAAGCTCGTCCGGAACGCCGGGGAGACGATGCAGATGACGTTCAACGAGGCGCCGTCCGGCGGGATCGCGGGAGGGCGCGACTCGGAGCCGCCATGCGCCGTGGACTTTGGCCGACTCTTCGCCGTCGAGGACCTCCTCGTCCATGCGTGGGAGGGCCGCGTCACGGGCCACTACGACCAGCACTTCCGAGACATCGCGGAGGAGACGTTCGCCGGCGGGCCTCTGGACGTGAGCGCCTTCGACCCTCACGACGAGCCGCGCAAGGACGCGGCGCGACGTGCGTTCCAGGCCGCCTACATCCTGCAGAGCGCGGGGGAGCTGGACCGGGCCGCCGATGCGTACGAGCGCTCGATCCGCCTCGTCCCGTCAGCCGAGGCGCACACGTTCCATGGGTGGACGTTGAGTTTCATGGGCCGGTACGACGACGCGATCGAGGCGTGCAAGCACGCGATCGAGGTCGACCCCGCGTTCGGCAATCCGTACAACGACATCGGGGCGTACCTGATCGAGGTCGGCCGTCTCGACGAGGCGATCCCATGGCTTGAGCGGGCGACCACGGCGCCCCGCTACTGCTGTTACTTCTACGCCCACACGAACCTCGCGCGCGTCTACCTGCAAAAGGGGATGCGGGAGAAGGCGCGGAAGCACTTGCTCCAGGCGCTCCGCGTGAACCCGGAGTACAAACCCGCCCAGGAGCTGCTGCGCCGGATTGATGGCCACGGCGGCTATCACGCGTGA
- a CDS encoding tetratricopeptide repeat protein codes for MSTTKTGEAKDALERGDFEGAFRIVEEAVGAAPDDPEARELYAVTHLAKAIRLSDRAREARRQELIRRAIDYDVEFEDTADVSRMFDEALAAIEDVLRVQPGHWKALLLKASLLFRKDRVAGRPQALEILAKLADADPTNRQVPFTIRKIERPCPRCEDTGFCSYCKGRGSKRFLRIESKCAKCYGRGICPACGLL; via the coding sequence GTGTCGACGACGAAGACGGGCGAGGCGAAGGACGCGTTGGAACGAGGGGACTTCGAGGGCGCGTTCCGCATCGTCGAAGAGGCGGTGGGCGCCGCTCCGGACGACCCGGAGGCGCGTGAGCTCTACGCGGTCACGCACCTCGCGAAGGCGATCCGGCTCTCCGACCGCGCCCGGGAGGCCCGGCGACAGGAGTTGATTCGCCGCGCAATCGATTACGACGTCGAGTTCGAGGACACCGCAGACGTGTCCCGGATGTTCGACGAAGCCCTCGCCGCGATCGAGGATGTCTTGCGAGTACAGCCGGGGCACTGGAAGGCGCTCCTCCTCAAGGCGAGCCTGCTGTTCCGGAAAGACCGGGTGGCGGGACGTCCGCAGGCGCTCGAGATCCTCGCGAAACTCGCGGACGCGGACCCGACGAACCGACAGGTGCCCTTCACGATCCGGAAGATCGAGCGCCCGTGTCCCCGATGCGAGGACACGGGCTTCTGTTCGTACTGCAAGGGCCGTGGGAGCAAGCGATTCCTCCGGATCGAATCGAAATGCGCAAAGTGCTACGGCCGGGGCATCTGTCCCGCGTGCGGACTCCTCTAG
- a CDS encoding antibiotic biosynthesis monooxygenase: MFLRFSRFRFREGKESDGIEILRRHATAIRAAPGCRDAWLGQGQHPATECVLVALFDDEDSLRRLEARLRSDPLQGGDFFSLLSLTTAPPEVTQYEIR; this comes from the coding sequence GTGTTCCTGCGGTTCTCCCGCTTCCGGTTCCGGGAGGGCAAGGAGTCGGACGGGATCGAGATCCTCCGGAGGCATGCGACCGCGATCCGCGCGGCGCCAGGCTGCCGGGACGCATGGCTCGGGCAGGGCCAGCATCCCGCGACGGAATGCGTCCTGGTGGCCCTGTTCGACGACGAAGATTCCCTCCGGAGGCTCGAGGCGCGCCTGCGCTCGGATCCGCTCCAAGGAGGCGATTTCTTTTCCCTCCTCTCCCTGACCACGGCGCCGCCGGAAGTCACGCAGTACGAGATCCGGTAG
- a CDS encoding SANT/Myb-like DNA-binding domain-containing protein, which yields MAVAQRALKVLRLPRKRIRPSWESWDPNSDAFLHSNYGRIRTREIAASLHRTVSSVHSRAHILHLTRRTVRGPNQPWSMDDELYLLGNYGKVPRAELARHLHRTPAAIYGRASQPRWGPAAPRSSRKDWIPSEDAILRSGYGKTPIQSISHVLGRTISSIYSRAHKLGLTRSTTMARRRDWTRDEDDSLRSMYGKIRPEEIARKIGRTRPSVYHRAERLGLVSIVRSPEFLRRQSLPRTARPFPGLSNPLDIGYVAGIVDGEGSILGPRNVAVRVNMATKEVIDHLWNLCGGTVTGPYEKRSGRSEICKPQYHWTISSAENVYQLLKVLLPYLIVKRVKAEEVIRFLEKKWFS from the coding sequence GTGGCCGTGGCGCAGAGGGCGCTGAAGGTCCTCCGGCTGCCGAGAAAGAGGATCAGGCCTTCATGGGAAAGCTGGGACCCGAATTCAGATGCATTTCTCCACTCGAACTATGGCAGAATCCGCACAAGGGAGATAGCGGCGAGCCTTCACCGGACGGTGAGCTCGGTCCATAGTAGGGCGCACATCCTCCACCTGACGCGTCGAACGGTCAGAGGGCCAAACCAGCCCTGGAGCATGGACGACGAGCTTTACCTTCTCGGGAACTATGGGAAGGTACCTCGAGCAGAGCTGGCGAGGCACCTGCACCGTACACCGGCCGCGATCTACGGAAGGGCATCACAGCCGCGCTGGGGTCCCGCCGCCCCACGAAGCTCCCGGAAAGATTGGATTCCGAGCGAAGACGCAATCTTACGTTCCGGGTATGGAAAGACGCCGATTCAGTCCATCAGCCATGTTCTCGGCAGGACAATCAGCTCAATCTATTCCAGGGCACACAAGCTGGGGCTCACTCGATCCACGACGATGGCGAGGCGACGAGACTGGACGCGCGACGAAGACGATTCCCTGCGTTCCATGTATGGGAAAATCAGGCCGGAGGAAATCGCGAGGAAAATAGGTCGAACCCGGCCATCGGTATACCACCGGGCCGAGCGGTTGGGGCTTGTGTCGATTGTGCGGTCCCCGGAATTTCTCCGCCGCCAGTCCTTGCCGAGGACGGCTCGGCCGTTCCCCGGGCTCTCGAATCCGCTCGACATCGGCTACGTCGCTGGAATTGTCGACGGAGAAGGCTCGATCCTTGGCCCACGGAACGTCGCCGTCCGCGTGAACATGGCGACAAAGGAAGTGATAGATCATCTCTGGAATCTCTGTGGCGGCACAGTCACAGGCCCGTATGAGAAGAGGAGTGGGAGGTCGGAAATCTGCAAGCCTCAGTACCATTGGACTATATCGTCCGCGGAGAACGTATACCAGCTCTTGAAAGTCCTGTTGCCCTACCTAATCGTCAAGAGAGTAAAGGCGGAGGAAGTGATTCGGTTCCTTGAGAAGAAGTGGTTCTCATGA
- the thyX gene encoding FAD-dependent thymidylate synthase, which translates to MRDVKPTVIKIGETKVDPAALAEVLHHLGVSKEYSDWFVSTREAEGQALIEFAGRICYESYQPHLNPNVTKIREDPAAYYRNILKKGDGSILEQAHVVFALLNISRVCSHELVRHRVGTAISQESLRYVRPRELKFWIPEELNAGQREFMAKTVDQIEESYRKMESEVPWEDLSMDEKKRMTSALRRILPDGIATNMIWGANHRTLRWLIEMRTDPSAEVEIRMVFDRIAQICKRDYPNIYQDMVREELSDGTGSWKPTIRSKV; encoded by the coding sequence ATGAGAGACGTCAAACCAACCGTCATCAAAATTGGCGAGACAAAGGTCGATCCGGCCGCGCTTGCAGAAGTTCTCCACCATCTCGGGGTCTCAAAGGAGTACTCGGACTGGTTCGTTAGTACCCGGGAAGCGGAGGGCCAGGCCCTCATCGAGTTCGCGGGCAGGATTTGCTACGAGAGCTATCAACCTCACCTGAACCCAAACGTCACAAAGATTCGCGAAGATCCGGCCGCCTACTACCGGAACATTCTCAAGAAGGGCGATGGTTCAATCCTGGAGCAGGCCCATGTTGTATTCGCCCTATTAAATATAAGTCGCGTGTGTTCTCATGAACTTGTGCGTCACAGGGTCGGGACGGCGATCAGCCAGGAGTCGCTCCGGTACGTTCGCCCGAGGGAACTCAAATTTTGGATTCCGGAGGAGCTCAATGCGGGACAACGCGAATTCATGGCGAAAACAGTTGACCAGATCGAGGAATCCTACCGCAAGATGGAAAGTGAAGTTCCTTGGGAAGATTTGTCCATGGATGAAAAAAAGCGAATGACATCTGCGTTGAGGAGAATTCTACCGGACGGCATCGCGACAAACATGATCTGGGGCGCCAATCACCGGACCCTGCGGTGGCTCATCGAGATGCGGACCGATCCGTCGGCTGAAGTCGAGATTCGCATGGTGTTCGACCGGATTGCGCAAATTTGCAAACGGGACTACCCCAACATCTACCAGGACATGGTTCGCGAGGAGCTCTCCGACGGGACCGGTTCGTGGAAGCCGACCATCCGGTCGAAAGTGTGA
- the bcp gene encoding thioredoxin-dependent thiol peroxidase has translation MIEAGKPAPDFTLPADDGRTVGLKDFRGKKVVLYFYPKDDTPGCTKEACSFRDNLGRATSKGAIVLGVSRDDTTSHVKFKDKYHLNFPLLSDVDGRVTEAYGVWKKKNLYGREYFGIERTTFLIDEEGTIARVWPKVRVEGHADEVLAAL, from the coding sequence ATGATCGAGGCCGGAAAACCGGCGCCCGACTTCACGTTGCCGGCGGACGACGGGCGCACGGTCGGGCTGAAGGACTTCCGCGGCAAGAAGGTCGTCCTATACTTCTATCCGAAAGACGACACGCCCGGGTGCACGAAGGAAGCCTGCTCGTTCCGCGACAACCTGGGGCGCGCCACCTCGAAGGGGGCGATCGTCCTCGGGGTGAGCCGCGACGATACGACGAGCCACGTGAAGTTCAAGGACAAGTACCACCTGAATTTCCCGCTGCTGAGCGACGTCGACGGCCGGGTGACCGAAGCGTACGGCGTCTGGAAGAAGAAGAACCTGTACGGACGGGAGTATTTCGGGATCGAGCGCACGACGTTCCTGATCGACGAGGAGGGCACGATCGCGCGGGTCTGGCCGAAGGTGCGGGTGGAGGGCCACGCGGACGAGGTCCTCGCGGCGTTGTGA